The window tgaaattgtaaagtaaaattttgtaatatcagacaaaataatagtaattatttttatttgatttaaataatgacaTATGTCAAgtaagaattttcatttagattcattatcatatttaaaaaaatttataaatgtacaataaaacatttatctcgtgaaatataaaaatataatatatatgtatcaaatatataaaacttctaTCAGAATAATCAAAACATTTGTTAAGatcttaatcaataaaatagacaaaaaagataaagttaATTAGACATTAGAGCTGTTTTCTGAGTGTATAAACgtcaaataaatagattaactaaattattatttggtttccttatctatatttatttacattttttttaattctatcctaattgataatgaaatacaTTTCATCGATAAGttagatcgaaatttttagtcagcgccatctcgcgtttggatATTCGAAACTTCAATTTGTTATTAGCATAGCAAAATGTGCAAAGAGGTATTCTAATTCAGGTGACGTCATAAAAGAAAGCAATATTATGCAAGAAAGACAGaatgtagaaatttttagtaaaaaatgaataattaataatttttgtagtaTCTTTTAACCTGCTCTTACAATATTGATCTTCTTTTTTGTGATGTCACatgaattcgaatatttttttacgaatatccTATTATGCTAATAACAAATCGGAGATTCGGATATCTAAACGGGAGATGGCGttaatctcgaaaattttcgattgttGCCTAACTTATCGAAGTATCAAAAttgtacttttaaaaatagttatgaGATGgtgttcatttttaattcttatttttattttattttgactttaaaaaatacgacaCTCAAGAGATGCCACTAATGgtcaattcttattatatctatcCTTTTCTCactattttttatcctttttttatgattttcatgcgatattgaaaatgaatagagatttcaatatttttacgcTATTCTTTTCTTACTATTTACTCTTCTTGTTTATACATTTGACATGAGACTACAAACAAGATTCGGCATGTTACCACACTtccatcatttctttttcaaaattacaatatgtaaaaaatatggatattTTCATTCTCGATTTTACAAGGATAATAATCTTGTACAACATATCAATACACAATTaacaatacaattataattagataatacattttaaaaaattaaaatatatgaaaattaataaaaattaaaatgcgatgaaaatttaaaaatcaatagaaatttattttttgaaatatattctttcatattttttaaaagaggaaaaaatattaattacataaattacagtaataatattatcaaaaatacaattataaacagagtaatagtaatagtaatagtaagtataattaattttaagtattttttcttatttaccattaaattgtaaaagtaCTACTTCATATGTTATGATTGCTCCAGCCACctgcaaataattatatttttttaatttaaatattttatatgaaaaacacatttatattaaatataaataattaatttaccgcaagcataaaatttcttgtaataGAGAAGAAACGTAATCCAGTTAAAGCTATATCGTCTGTCGCAAGTTGACATTGTAATCTCTGAACCTgcgaatagaaaaatagaattttatagtttgttgcaacaaaatataaatttttgttaagttaacagtatataataattcgatttcttctttaaaaattttaatttttgttacatatattcttttctcaaaaaaaaaaaaaaacgatataaatgTACATTTACCTCGACGCTATAACTAGATGTCGagcaattatacaaataaggTAATGCTTGCTTGCTCTGATCGTGTATTCTAGCAGTAAGTAAGGTAACAGCGCACGTGCGACAGATAAGAAAAGCGAAGGAACCAAAGAAGTAAGCCTCGCTCAATACACTGTTTTTATCTGATAtgctttaaaacaaaaatagaataaaagttaATGTACAATCGATTTGATTTGAATGAATCATatataagaagataaaatattctaatagttCTTTAGTTTCTTTAGTTCGttcttagaatattttttatctttaaaaaaaaaaatttccttttttagttTGCATTCTAAgatcaaatttaatgaataatagatACAAATTTAGGAAACAAAATCAATCATAAAcgccaatttaatattattatatatttttatataatatacatacgaTAGGCcgtttaataattgaagacAAATGAAGTACACATTGTTTGCAAAAGATAAAAGGATTATTGGAGAAATGTGATCGTCCACTTTTTTCACAATGCAACTCAATATCGCATAATCCTCCCGAAGTTCGCGCCAATTAAATGCCGCTTGACATTTCGTCATCGTAACTGCCAATTTCTTGTTCAAAGATTTGTATCTTTCAGCTAAACCAGTGGCAACCTGAAAATTTACAGAAATCCGAATTAATCgaagattgaataaattatcaaagtgaacataattatttaaattattttttgtatcacAAATTGTAAAATGCATAATTATGAGAAagttattcgattattcgactTACAAGCATGATGAATAAATCTGTAAAGTTCCATGTGAAAGTCGCTAGTTTGCTAACGACAAAGACATACAAACCGTATACAAAGTTATAATTCACTGAAAACAAACGTGCCTTTGATTAAATAGTCGACATCGATTTCTacgatattcgataatttgatttcatttttttattaaatacagtGACTTACATGTATCAAAAATGAACGAATGGGATCGTAATGTGTATATCTCCAAGAAGTTGTGAAACGTCGAATTTGATTCGTTCCACTCGTAACCAtcgatattgttaaatatacttAGAACATGTTCTATAAGAGACAAAACCAGCACCATCGTgcttatgataaaaaatttccatcgaagCCGTGTGGGTTCTGTCGAATTGCTGAGGATCAGGAAGACGAATgaaacgtttaattattttatattttatcattgtattatttttgagaaatttgaatcgataaatttctctctctgcctggacaataataataaataagcatttaaaaaggaaagaaacgatttTCTCTCTATTCAAGGAAAAAACTTGCAATCAAGGATATGATTATCTGGAAATCTCGCGGTATTGCATTTGCACGctaaaataaactaattatcGTAGTTTCCTGGACGATTAATGGGTATCTAAAACTCGCGTGTACAGCAGATAAGCGGCAAACAACGCGATCAGCAAACTCACGAATAGTAGCAAGCTTTTGCACATACGAACGCGATATCGACCTGTCTATATATCGTTCCATGGCTCTCCATTCGTATTGAAGAGATACCCAGCGTGACgataatgagaaaaataagatgCTGCCCACCAGACTGTTCCCATAGAACACCGCACCGACTGTCGCTGCGCCTAAGCCACCTGGGATGAAACATGATAGGTTATCCTGTTTCGTTTTTATCGCGTTAATCCATCGCAAAGAAAATAAGGAATGTCACGTAATGTCTCACGCAATTATCATCGATTCCAGATTCAAaagtcaatattattttatgtacacATTTTATGTACATGTTTCatgatttagaattaataaagaaaaaatattttatcatttaaatagtGCAACACTCTCACTAGTTAAAActctataacaatttattttgatgaaaaattgtgACGAAATAGAAGTTTCACAAAATGtctcaaaaatattggaatatccGTAAACTGAAGATATTTTAGTTTTCACAATTTCACACTTTTTTCGAGACATGTTGTTTGGATTTGTTCATATCATCGGCAACAGGTAGCCAACTGTCGCAACTCAACTAGGTTACGTGCTCTGTGATTGGCcaatattttctgttaataattcgttaataaaGTCGACGAAAGAAGTCTCTagtttacgaatatttttagaacatcttgtatatatatatatatatatacacatatatataaactttaatgTAAAAGTAACtcgagttaataataataaaagtaaatcgaAGATATTAATCATAGCTAAAACTAATTTaactcatttatttttttatatcagttTTAAAAAGTTGAATTGTGTATATTTATTGCAACATGTGTACGGTGTAAATTATTCACTTACCACGAATTTGAAATGTACTGGCGTTAAAAGTTTTCAACATGTGTATCATCGATACAATCGTCATAAACGAAATCATTAAGGCGATGAAACCTGAATACATAGTGagaagtgaaaatattttgaattgaagTTTTGATAACGATGAAGATCCAATTCCGGATACTGGGAACATGCCGAATATTTGAGCGGCCTTTAAAACAGGGCCGATTGCACAGTGAAAATTCTCTAATGCCTAAAGAAATAAACTTgcgaataaaatcatttaaaatttaaattcgaattaatgaataaattctcACTTCGctatttctgaaataatttcgttcgGCTCGAGGTCGCTTGGTGGACAAATCGTTCTCTTGATTCGCGCTAATATCCTCGATATTATTGTCATCCTTGTGATACATGACAGAGGACCATATCTTCAAATTGGAACCTCTGCCTTTGCCTTTCGGTATTTCGCCCAAACcatcttttgtttttaacaTCATAAGTTGGATTTGATCCTCCGAATGCATATTCAGATATTATTACATCGTGCATCTAATACGATCCTGTTGAAATGTGTCATCAATGATCCTGTGGAAGAGTTATTAAAAAGTGATGAAAGTGggtaatttaatttcagaaaagaaaaaaaaaaaagaatgttattAATACAGAATGGAAGAAACATCCACGCCCATCGAGAAGAGCaacaataacgaaaaaaaaaaaatagattcgaCGTAATCATGGGCGTATTCCCATTtggatctttcatttttccttgATACATTGCAtggtaataatattactttttcattatttctcttctaaattaattatatttttctttactattttttatttttactaaattaataattatttttcttcttttttattcaatatttccctttaaataaaataataaaatcttcattAATATCGTGCATCCTTGACAATATTGTacaagttaatatttttatcgcatcctggatgaatatttcttcttttcagaaACACGagctaatataataatgtctcatttttcgaaatcgtGAAAAGGTTGCATTATGTTAAGTCCCACGTAAAATTAagcgataaatttcaatagacTTTCGTCTATATATCGAATACTGTGGTAGTGCAATTAATTACCAAGCATTGTGGACATTCTAACGGTATGACGCATGTTCTGAGACAACCGATCCCAATGATGCATTATATTCCAGGAAGGAGGTAACTGTGTTTATCTAGGATGCAAAGTAACAATGTTGACACTGCAAAGTCTTGTTAATTTGCGACATTTTCTCCCTTACATTATATTCCCTATATattccctatatatatatattatagtttatatatatatataactatatatatatatatatatataaactatatatatatatatatatatatatatatatatatatatatatatattatagtttttgaagaattattgaaagataGCCAGAATTtacgatatatttcattgtattatgtttttaaagagaattaaataacaatattgcaATTAGAGTGAATTAAGGTTATAAAAGTAATGGCGAATGAAATAGGGTTTGATCTAATGAGATCTAATTTATTGCTACATGTGACgatcgtaataatttatttataatttttttatatattttaaacattaaaaataggacaaaattgaaacaaaaataaaactagGCGAGATGATAAGGGATGCCTCTTGCTAGTTAATAAACTGTTGAGAAGAATAGATAACTGATATCATTTATCGAATAAGTTCAATAAAAGGGTGATATTAAACttagattgataaaaatttcgaaatacaaACGTATTTATGAGATGCCCTATTGACTATAactactttaaatatattttcataattcaaagCCAtggacaaaaaattatttgcaaaattcatGATTTTGAAACATATATTGAAACATGTGAAATACACTCGGATGAATTGATTCGATGTATAACCATCgacttcaattttaaaaatataggaacAATGTATCCATACTTCAATTATAAGACTCTTGATCAGGATAGAAATTCGCATACTCAAACATGCAATCTATCTTTTGGCgagaaatcaaagaaaatattctaagatatgaaatttataaaagattaatcatTATACTGAAgaatagtataattatatattttttaattttatttaataaaattctcatctttttttttaaacaagaagtattgaatatttaattgaataattaaagaaatattgaaattaaagaatatagaaatttgaaatttctattcttcagACAATGATTTATTGAAGCATTTGTTTGGGaaacaataaaagatattttgtattaGAAAAGCCAATAATAGTCAAAAGATATGGAACAAAAAGTTATTGTGCTGTAGTCAAGTTTGTGCTTCATACATTGTGATGTCATacttattttactattttatttttttattttataattaaatgaccTTGCATTGATGGTTGTTGAaatcattcgaaattttaattttccactaagaataagaaaatataacatgttgtttaaacaaaatataaataattttaaaatttctgaaagtattccatagtataaaaaaattatcacatcGTTCCTTCATACTTtagctttattttttaaaatacaattttattataactttttttagaataatattgaaatattgtataaaattgtgtaatatattttaaaataatattaaaaaaatatt is drawn from Apis mellifera strain DH4 linkage group LG5, Amel_HAv3.1, whole genome shotgun sequence and contains these coding sequences:
- the LOC413684 gene encoding gustatory receptor for sugar taste 64f; translated protein: MHSEDQIQLMMLKTKDGLGEIPKGKGRGSNLKIWSSVMYHKDDNNIEDISANQENDLSTKRPRAERNYFRNSEALENFHCAIGPVLKAAQIFGMFPVSGIGSSSLSKLQFKIFSLLTMYSGFIALMISFMTIVSMIHMLKTFNASTFQIRGGLGAATVGAVFYGNSLVGSILFFSLSSRWVSLQYEWRAMERYIDSNSTEPTRLRWKFFIISTMVLVLSLIEHVLSIFNNIDGYEWNESNSTFHNFLEIYTLRSHSFIFDTLNYNFVYGLYVFVVSKLATFTWNFTDLFIMLVATGLAERYKSLNKKLAVTMTKCQAAFNWRELREDYAILSCIVKKVDDHISPIILLSFANNVYFICLQLLNGLSISDKNSVLSEAYFFGSFAFLICRTCAVTLLTARIHDQSKQALPYLYNCSTSSYSVEVQRLQCQLATDDIALTGLRFFSITRNFMLAVAGAIITYEVVLLQFNGK